Proteins from a single region of Candidatus Caldatribacterium sp.:
- a CDS encoding TraR/DksA C4-type zinc finger protein translates to MDENQKREFQEELLKLREKISQALARRVDGTPGEVLDEADLGNATLSMELEVSSRQKLTETLEMIEKALRRIEAGTYDTCEICRRKIPLERLRTIPYTSLCVECQEKQERAKK, encoded by the coding sequence GTGGACGAGAACCAGAAAAGAGAATTCCAGGAAGAACTCTTGAAGCTCCGGGAGAAAATCTCGCAAGCCTTGGCACGGCGGGTTGACGGAACCCCAGGGGAGGTACTCGACGAAGCCGACTTGGGAAACGCCACACTTTCCATGGAACTCGAAGTCTCCTCTCGGCAAAAGCTCACAGAAACTCTTGAGATGATTGAGAAGGCTCTTCGGAGAATCGAAGCGGGAACGTACGACACCTGTGAGATCTGCCGGAGGAAAATCCCCCTTGAGCGGCTTCGGACAATCCCCTACACCTCTCTATGCGTGGAGTGCCAGGAGAAGCAGGAGAGGGCAAAAAAATAA